Proteins encoded within one genomic window of Halocatena marina:
- a CDS encoding cob(I)yrinic acid a,c-diamide adenosyltransferase, with product MKIYTGRGDEGKTDLRDMSRVSKTNPRIEAYGTVDEANTLIGVIVSSGYDDVDEYLQTIQNHLHIIQADFADPDEESDAPRLSEEEIKQLEVWIDSFDEELDPLQSFILPGGSEIGARLHHARAVVRRAERRAVSLATDEPVNEAAITYLNRLSDALFVFARVVNKREGVREEPPTY from the coding sequence ATGAAGATCTACACGGGTCGAGGTGATGAGGGTAAAACTGATCTGCGAGATATGTCTCGTGTCTCAAAGACGAACCCACGAATCGAGGCCTACGGCACCGTCGATGAGGCGAACACGCTCATCGGCGTTATCGTCTCTTCAGGATACGACGATGTCGATGAGTATCTTCAAACGATTCAGAATCACCTTCACATCATTCAGGCGGACTTCGCGGATCCCGACGAAGAGAGTGATGCGCCCCGACTGAGTGAGGAAGAGATCAAGCAGCTAGAAGTGTGGATCGACAGCTTCGACGAGGAGCTTGATCCTCTACAGTCGTTTATCCTTCCTGGTGGAAGCGAAATTGGCGCGCGACTCCATCACGCTCGCGCCGTTGTCCGCCGCGCAGAACGCCGTGCAGTCTCGCTCGCAACAGACGAACCGGTAAACGAGGCAGCGATAACGTATCTAAACCGACTTTCCGATGCGTTGTTCGTCTTTGCGCGTGTCGTGAACAAACGCGAAGGTGTTCGTGAGGAACCACCAACGTATTAA
- the queC gene encoding 7-cyano-7-deazaguanine synthase QueC produces MKAAVLVSGGMDSATAVYEAIDQGYTPYILHVSYGQQTVSKEYECAQALAETVAIDDFLHLQADHLATIGASSLTDDTMAVPDAEMDSETVPSTYVPFRNANLLSIAVSYAEGVECDAIFIGAHSEDFSGYPDCRPAFFEAFQHMIDVGTKPDTEIDLRAPFVEWSKTDIVERGIELGVPFDKTWSCYRDTAPACGTCDACAFRLQAFQQTGVRDPIDYAERPTYAE; encoded by the coding sequence ATGAAGGCCGCCGTGCTCGTCTCGGGAGGGATGGACAGCGCCACAGCCGTGTACGAGGCTATCGACCAAGGGTATACGCCCTACATTCTGCACGTCTCCTACGGTCAGCAAACAGTATCGAAAGAGTACGAATGCGCTCAGGCGCTCGCTGAAACGGTCGCTATTGATGACTTTTTGCACTTACAAGCAGACCATCTCGCTACGATTGGTGCATCGAGCCTTACCGATGATACGATGGCAGTTCCGGATGCAGAGATGGACTCCGAAACGGTACCATCGACGTACGTACCATTCCGAAACGCGAATTTGCTCTCAATAGCAGTCTCTTACGCGGAAGGAGTGGAATGCGATGCGATCTTCATCGGCGCTCACAGCGAGGACTTTTCTGGATATCCAGACTGTCGTCCTGCGTTTTTCGAGGCATTTCAGCACATGATCGATGTCGGGACAAAACCTGATACCGAGATTGATCTCCGTGCGCCCTTTGTCGAATGGTCGAAAACCGACATCGTCGAACGAGGAATCGAACTCGGCGTCCCGTTCGATAAAACGTGGAGCTGTTATCGTGACACAGCACCCGCTTGTGGGACCTGCGATGCCTGTGCATTCCGGCTGCAAGCATTCCAGCAAACCGGTGTTCGTGATCCAATCGACTACGCAGAACGGCCGACATACGCGGAGTAA
- a CDS encoding GNAT family N-acetyltransferase, with the protein MDGWRIIRARTADEREEALDVRHEVFVEEQGVSVDLEHDQYDDHATHFVAYDGDQPVGAARLREYGDSIGKIERVAVRASRRGEGWGRKIMAAVETAAREEGFMTLRLDSQNDAIGFYERLGYEVVSEPFMDAGILHRTMRRTLD; encoded by the coding sequence ATGGATGGTTGGCGAATTATACGAGCGCGCACTGCAGACGAGCGTGAGGAAGCTCTTGACGTTCGCCACGAGGTGTTCGTCGAAGAACAGGGTGTCTCTGTTGATCTAGAACACGACCAGTACGACGACCACGCGACGCATTTCGTTGCCTACGATGGCGATCAACCCGTTGGTGCGGCCCGGTTACGCGAATACGGTGACAGTATCGGGAAAATCGAGCGCGTGGCGGTTCGAGCATCGCGGCGGGGCGAAGGCTGGGGACGAAAGATTATGGCTGCCGTTGAAACAGCGGCTCGTGAGGAGGGTTTTATGACGCTCCGATTGGACTCACAGAACGATGCCATCGGTTTCTACGAGCGGCTGGGATACGAAGTAGTGAGTGAACCGTTCATGGATGCGGGGATTCTTCACCGAACGATGAGACGAACCCTCGATTGA
- a CDS encoding NYN domain-containing protein has protein sequence MNSLLRWFGGDDRSRVGLFVDGPNVLRTEFDVDLDDVRTAAIEHGRPVLTRLYVDEHATPGLIQAAEARGFEIIVTSGDVDVKLAVDAVSAAVRNEFDLLAIVSRDMDFKPVLETAARHGLQTLAIAPGTHGRSDGLQNAAHDAITLE, from the coding sequence ATGAACAGTCTATTGCGGTGGTTTGGCGGCGACGATCGCTCTCGCGTCGGATTATTCGTTGACGGACCGAACGTGCTTCGAACGGAGTTTGATGTTGATCTCGATGACGTTCGAACGGCCGCAATAGAACACGGTCGACCGGTATTAACGCGTTTGTACGTCGACGAGCACGCAACTCCCGGGCTAATTCAGGCCGCAGAGGCGCGCGGATTCGAAATCATAGTGACGAGTGGCGATGTCGACGTGAAACTCGCAGTTGATGCCGTCTCAGCCGCCGTCCGCAACGAATTCGATTTGCTCGCAATCGTCTCGCGCGACATGGACTTCAAGCCCGTTCTCGAAACAGCAGCCAGACACGGCCTCCAGACACTCGCTATCGCGCCCGGAACGCACGGCCGATCCGATGGGCTACAGAACGCGGCGCACGATGCCATCACGCTCGAATGA
- a CDS encoding sodium:proton antiporter, producing the protein MEFFIEYANTTSGILLTPLAAQSALVDILSGLLPIFIIAAFVGIFVAKVGRFPYTIALLIAGFGVSIVISVVDRPLIIEKISLSHDLILFVLLPPLLFEGAATTEFERLRQNLRPVLALAVVGLLLSITLLGIVGQEVFGFPLLVSLLFASMVLPTDPVSVLALFEELGAPERLSVLVEGESLLNDGVGVVVFSAFLLYVNNGTPAGDLFTIGGLSRLLVDIAVVSLGGLIVGFVAGYVIYSVMINLDEQMTEIVLTFILAYGSFLVAEHYLHVSGVIATVVAGLFIGNRGAEYAMSPQTKISIFNSLETVAFLVNTFLFIMIGVVTPVNQLIEHAGLILLAIPLVLAARAITVYGLTTFVNRVNEPTISRSYQHVIVWGGLHASIPIALVLGLPAEGLPIEQLRAMVFGVAAFSLVVQGLTMESLLDYLGIGTRSTGRELYELLVGRARAVESALNAADRLDQGGDIPSSVYNDFTTEYEQEKETLDEAISQLLQEQPELRHEQRLAGERRVLQWEKSALIDANRRGVISNSVSERLLEEVDLKLDRVRDGESTVDSEIEGYEEFWRSKATEFGLLDSETERDDT; encoded by the coding sequence ATGGAGTTCTTCATCGAGTACGCGAACACGACAAGCGGGATCCTACTTACTCCGCTGGCGGCCCAGAGCGCGCTCGTCGATATCCTCTCCGGTTTACTTCCTATCTTCATCATTGCCGCATTCGTCGGTATTTTTGTCGCCAAAGTCGGGCGGTTTCCGTATACAATCGCGCTGTTGATCGCCGGATTCGGTGTCTCGATCGTCATAAGCGTTGTCGACCGACCACTCATCATCGAGAAGATCTCACTCTCGCACGATCTCATTCTCTTTGTTCTTCTCCCGCCACTTCTGTTCGAAGGGGCAGCAACGACCGAGTTCGAGCGGCTTCGTCAGAATCTACGTCCGGTACTCGCACTTGCGGTTGTCGGATTGCTACTGTCGATCACGCTTCTTGGAATCGTCGGCCAAGAGGTGTTCGGCTTTCCGTTGCTTGTCTCGCTCCTCTTTGCGTCAATGGTTCTCCCAACCGACCCAGTGTCAGTGCTCGCACTTTTCGAGGAGCTCGGTGCTCCCGAGCGACTATCGGTGCTCGTTGAGGGGGAAAGCCTGCTCAACGACGGGGTTGGTGTCGTCGTGTTCTCCGCGTTTTTGTTGTACGTTAATAACGGCACACCGGCTGGAGATCTATTTACGATCGGTGGTCTTTCGCGGCTGCTCGTCGATATAGCCGTGGTGAGCCTTGGCGGTCTCATCGTCGGCTTTGTGGCTGGTTACGTGATCTACAGCGTTATGATCAATCTCGACGAGCAGATGACCGAGATTGTTCTCACGTTCATCCTCGCATACGGAAGTTTCCTGGTTGCAGAGCACTATCTCCACGTCAGCGGCGTCATCGCAACCGTCGTCGCGGGGTTGTTCATCGGCAATCGTGGTGCGGAGTATGCGATGAGTCCGCAGACAAAAATCTCCATTTTCAACAGTCTCGAAACGGTCGCGTTTCTCGTCAATACGTTTCTCTTCATTATGATCGGCGTCGTGACACCGGTTAACCAGCTCATCGAACACGCCGGACTCATTCTTCTTGCCATCCCGCTTGTTCTCGCTGCTCGGGCAATCACCGTCTACGGACTCACCACGTTCGTGAACAGGGTGAACGAGCCGACAATATCCCGATCATACCAGCATGTCATCGTCTGGGGAGGACTACACGCCTCAATCCCGATCGCGTTGGTGTTAGGACTTCCTGCCGAAGGCCTGCCAATTGAGCAACTGCGAGCAATGGTCTTCGGGGTCGCTGCGTTCAGTCTCGTCGTGCAAGGATTGACAATGGAGTCACTTCTCGATTACCTCGGGATCGGGACGCGATCGACGGGACGGGAGCTCTACGAACTGCTCGTCGGGCGTGCTCGGGCCGTCGAAAGCGCACTCAACGCCGCCGATCGTCTCGATCAGGGTGGAGACATTCCGTCGTCTGTGTACAACGACTTCACCACTGAGTACGAGCAGGAAAAAGAAACGCTGGACGAAGCCATCTCACAACTTCTGCAAGAACAGCCCGAACTCCGCCACGAACAACGGTTAGCGGGAGAGCGACGAGTTCTTCAGTGGGAAAAGAGCGCACTCATAGACGCAAATCGACGCGGCGTCATTAGTAACTCAGTTAGCGAACGTCTCCTTGAGGAGGTAGATCTCAAACTCGACCGCGTCCGAGACGGAGAATCGACCGTCGATAGCGAGATAGAGGGCTACGAGGAGTTCTGGCGCTCTAAAGCCACGGAGTTTGGGCTGCTCGATTCTGAAACTGAAAGAGACGATACGTGA
- a CDS encoding S8 family peptidase: MHDRSGLDRRMFLRLSGLAGMAGVPGVASATPGREPGPKSKEWIVGVSVSTDGTQSEVETHLPGEASVVHENGTLGYAAIELPDDENTCARTHQSLSKAIDDTGPVKYVEKNETYQAQFRPNDPQFDEQYAAEEINAPTAWDETLGSSDVTIAVVDQGVKYDHPDLEQNMASDRGRDFLGNDSDPYPKSLSKEPHGTHVAGIAAASVDNNSGVSGVGNSTILSARALNGSGWGAVSDIADAIEWSADQGADVINLSLGGGGHSQTMKNAVSYATSKGALVVVAAGNNGRNETSYPAGYDECLAVSALNPDGSIAQYSNYSDKIELAAPGTNVLSTWTDDGYKSASGTSMASPVVAGVAGLTLAKWDLTNEELRTHLRNTASDIGLQSEQQGAGRIDAGKAVTTRPGSSSGSGSGSDSGSGSGSNSGSDSGSGSGSDSGSDSDSDSGRENIDFITTEVDHSLQNHRDTDYISYTWGYEDPSKIVLRLSGPSDADFDLYVTEGKDSFPTSDQYDFSSRSNNSHETITIEDPDVSNELYVNIDAFSGGGHYTLSFAEYA, encoded by the coding sequence ATGCACGATCGTTCGGGACTCGACCGACGGATGTTCCTCCGATTGAGCGGACTCGCGGGGATGGCTGGCGTTCCCGGAGTCGCCTCGGCGACTCCCGGTCGCGAACCGGGACCGAAGTCAAAAGAATGGATCGTCGGTGTGAGTGTGAGCACGGACGGTACTCAGTCGGAAGTCGAAACACACCTCCCAGGAGAGGCGAGTGTGGTTCACGAGAACGGAACCCTTGGCTACGCTGCCATCGAACTCCCTGATGATGAGAACACCTGCGCGCGTACACACCAGTCCTTATCGAAGGCGATCGACGACACCGGACCGGTCAAATACGTCGAGAAAAACGAAACGTACCAAGCTCAGTTCCGTCCGAACGATCCTCAGTTCGACGAGCAGTACGCTGCTGAAGAGATTAATGCACCGACTGCATGGGACGAGACCCTTGGAAGTTCTGATGTGACCATCGCTGTAGTCGATCAGGGTGTGAAATACGACCATCCGGATTTGGAACAGAACATGGCTAGCGACCGTGGTCGGGACTTCCTTGGCAACGACAGCGATCCGTATCCGAAAAGTCTGTCCAAGGAGCCACACGGGACCCACGTCGCTGGCATCGCTGCTGCAAGTGTCGACAACAACAGTGGCGTGTCTGGTGTTGGGAACTCAACCATCCTCTCGGCTCGGGCGTTGAACGGATCCGGATGGGGAGCTGTATCGGATATTGCAGATGCAATCGAGTGGTCGGCCGATCAAGGAGCGGACGTAATCAACCTCTCTCTGGGCGGCGGTGGTCACTCTCAAACGATGAAGAACGCCGTCTCGTACGCGACCTCAAAGGGTGCGCTTGTCGTCGTCGCTGCTGGCAACAACGGACGCAACGAGACGTCGTACCCGGCTGGCTACGACGAATGTCTAGCAGTATCAGCGCTCAATCCCGATGGGTCGATAGCGCAGTACTCTAACTACAGCGACAAAATCGAATTGGCCGCCCCCGGCACAAACGTCCTCTCGACGTGGACTGACGACGGATACAAATCGGCCTCCGGGACGTCGATGGCTTCACCCGTCGTTGCAGGTGTTGCGGGCCTCACACTCGCTAAGTGGGACCTTACCAACGAAGAACTACGGACCCATCTCAGGAACACCGCGAGCGATATCGGTCTCCAGAGCGAACAGCAAGGCGCAGGTCGGATCGACGCCGGAAAAGCAGTTACAACCCGACCCGGATCCAGTTCTGGTTCTGGTTCTGGTTCTGACTCTGGATCCGGCTCTGGCTCTAATTCTGGTTCTGACTCTGGATCCGGCTCTGGCTCTGATTCTGGTTCTGATAGTGACAGCGATAGTGGGCGAGAGAATATTGACTTCATCACTACAGAGGTCGACCATTCGCTTCAAAACCACCGCGATACGGATTATATCTCCTATACGTGGGGTTATGAGGATCCGAGTAAGATCGTGCTTCGGTTGAGTGGTCCGTCGGATGCCGATTTCGATCTCTATGTTACAGAGGGTAAAGATTCCTTCCCGACTTCCGATCAGTATGATTTCTCATCCCGATCGAACAACAGCCACGAGACGATCACGATTGAGGATCCCGACGTATCCAACGAGCTCTACGTGAATATTGATGCCTTCAGTGGTGGTGGTCATTACACGCTATCGTTCGCAGAATACGCGTAA
- a CDS encoding DUF2150 family protein, which translates to MSSPEGEYYTDERWQNWIERLTSEEIDLEDEESGRLLQNFQDDTVIAIAKIVTDYDEGELDEETALSELSDVREIVLTDVDLDGEDENTLMLVNAVQTALVCVFYAAEEYVVNEAPETDIEQYIEAARDAEAEEDFETALGYCAQAGASIIDGEELEPSVGEELEYGPVADWVTGLRSLQIAMADPEVVEAEES; encoded by the coding sequence ATGAGTTCCCCCGAGGGTGAGTACTACACTGATGAACGGTGGCAGAATTGGATTGAACGGTTGACATCGGAGGAGATCGATTTGGAGGATGAAGAATCCGGCCGACTGCTCCAGAATTTTCAGGACGACACGGTCATCGCGATCGCAAAAATCGTCACTGACTACGACGAGGGCGAGCTGGACGAAGAGACCGCACTGTCGGAGCTGTCTGACGTACGCGAGATCGTTCTGACGGATGTCGACCTCGATGGTGAAGACGAAAACACCCTAATGTTGGTGAACGCGGTTCAGACGGCGCTCGTCTGCGTGTTCTATGCCGCCGAAGAATACGTCGTCAACGAGGCACCCGAGACCGATATCGAACAGTATATCGAAGCGGCGCGCGACGCCGAAGCCGAAGAGGATTTCGAAACCGCTCTCGGCTACTGCGCACAGGCTGGTGCGAGCATTATTGACGGCGAAGAACTAGAGCCGAGCGTTGGGGAAGAGCTCGAATACGGTCCCGTCGCGGACTGGGTCACTGGTCTCCGGAGCCTTCAGATCGCGATGGCAGACCCCGAAGTGGTCGAAGCCGAAGAGAGCTGA
- a CDS encoding TatD family hydrolase: MQERSTSTSRPVLDNHLHLDPVNGRGVEAAEAFAAAGGTHLLVLNKPSWHYAVDVADADDFRVGFDHTIDVTRRAAEVLPGDAWPVLGVHPALISRLVDQGMTPAKACDLMQVGLDVAAEYVASGDALAIKSGRPHYDVSDDVWDASNSVMRHAFSLGADHGCAVQLHTEGGEDFTAVAEWAEQSGLPRERVIKHYSAGRLSGPIPSVLADKDELVRAAEAGEPFMMETDFIDDPDRPGAVLGPKTVPRRTAWLREQGYEAALEIAHVETPKSIYGIDIRGTLDENRL, encoded by the coding sequence ATGCAAGAACGATCGACATCAACATCGCGACCGGTACTCGACAACCATCTTCATCTCGATCCGGTGAACGGTCGTGGAGTAGAGGCAGCGGAAGCATTCGCTGCCGCGGGCGGAACACATCTTCTGGTGCTGAATAAGCCATCATGGCACTACGCTGTCGACGTGGCTGATGCTGATGATTTCCGCGTCGGATTTGATCACACAATTGACGTAACACGACGGGCAGCCGAGGTGTTGCCAGGGGATGCGTGGCCCGTTCTCGGTGTTCATCCAGCCTTGATCTCTCGGCTCGTCGATCAGGGGATGACTCCAGCAAAAGCGTGTGATCTCATGCAGGTAGGGCTCGACGTCGCCGCTGAATACGTCGCGTCGGGAGATGCGCTTGCGATCAAATCAGGTCGTCCCCACTACGATGTGAGCGATGACGTGTGGGACGCCTCGAATTCGGTGATGCGCCACGCGTTCTCTCTCGGTGCCGACCACGGATGTGCGGTACAGCTTCACACCGAGGGTGGAGAGGATTTCACTGCCGTCGCCGAATGGGCAGAACAATCAGGCCTCCCACGCGAGCGTGTCATCAAACATTACTCTGCGGGTCGATTATCCGGACCGATACCAAGCGTCCTTGCAGACAAAGATGAGCTGGTGCGCGCCGCAGAGGCAGGCGAGCCGTTCATGATGGAAACCGACTTCATCGACGATCCGGATCGACCGGGAGCGGTGCTGGGACCAAAGACAGTCCCCCGGAGAACCGCGTGGCTGCGCGAGCAAGGCTACGAAGCAGCGCTCGAAATAGCCCACGTAGAAACCCCAAAAAGTATATATGGCATCGATATTCGGGGAACACTCGACGAAAATCGGCTCTAA
- a CDS encoding AAA family ATPase translates to MRWTNDSRQTRSVGVLLAVWIVGSVVLGFVLEIIFGYILPPSEAKGAAQLLGILLAGGLILLSPLYKRWKDKQRKRVQQLWEQKTPETAAEALSLIGRRDTQVRSTAMAVVAEVCRSAPGKIVKQSTDDAAQIVDQLVPHLTDSDRDTRIHAAVALKFFTRDYPDTVIEHTDTMREVLNGADSPVQISVALAVGNFVAAHPDHGEKFDDQIAQLLSDEDPEVRSAACIALGHFPPDQASEQLQEMTDDSSPLVARSASAALSMLQGDSEPANQIFEGITGVQRRSSTEFVDDSPDRDFNDVAGMDSLKNRLREQIIEPFHGSDVYEKYGVASDSGILFYGPPGTGKTHIATCLAGELSCNYISVDVGSIESRWVGESSNNIKQLFDEAHRSQPCLVFIDEIDALATDRSESNQTADKKKMVNQLLQEMSTIDDSDDIIVIGATNNPDDVDDAMLRTGRFDSKIHVPKPDAEARLAIFEQYMNAPTEAIDPDEFKRATRGLVASDMVAIARRAGVQAATREQKTGRESIVTETDVLNAVDEITTEQGGVGEFIQQPPEMDFSDVIGAKKLKSELQQTIIDPLTNPEFHEEYGLGVENGVLLYGPPGTGKTYIATCLAGELGCSFISARAGDLVSKWVGQGAKNVQTMFEEARSNQPCIIFIDEIDALVTDRSANQTKSERQMVNQFLTELSHLSDDNEDVVVIGATNRPDEIDSAMLRTGRFSEKIRVGPPDTNARIALFDSYLVAPVNDISPQAIGEMTEGFVASDMKHVAERAARKAMKRAKNGTGPKEVTQADVSEAVSEVRRGKRTGRG, encoded by the coding sequence ATGAGATGGACGAATGACAGTCGACAGACGAGATCCGTTGGCGTACTTCTCGCGGTATGGATCGTCGGATCCGTGGTCCTTGGGTTCGTTTTAGAGATTATTTTTGGTTATATTCTTCCCCCATCAGAAGCCAAAGGCGCTGCTCAACTGTTGGGTATCCTCCTCGCGGGAGGGCTGATACTACTTTCACCACTATACAAACGATGGAAAGACAAACAGCGAAAGCGTGTCCAGCAACTATGGGAACAGAAGACACCAGAGACGGCGGCTGAGGCTCTCTCACTCATAGGGCGTCGGGATACACAGGTACGATCGACGGCCATGGCTGTCGTCGCAGAGGTCTGTCGATCCGCACCCGGCAAGATCGTAAAGCAGTCCACAGACGACGCAGCACAGATCGTTGATCAACTAGTTCCTCACTTGACAGATTCAGACCGGGATACACGAATCCACGCCGCTGTTGCGCTGAAATTCTTCACACGGGACTATCCAGATACCGTAATCGAGCACACTGATACAATGCGTGAGGTTCTGAACGGAGCCGATTCGCCGGTACAAATCAGCGTGGCTCTCGCTGTCGGAAACTTCGTCGCTGCTCATCCTGACCACGGTGAGAAGTTCGATGATCAAATCGCCCAGCTACTCTCCGATGAAGATCCTGAGGTCCGATCGGCTGCTTGCATCGCACTCGGACACTTCCCTCCGGATCAGGCGTCCGAACAGTTACAAGAGATGACTGACGATTCGAGCCCACTGGTTGCGAGGTCTGCATCGGCAGCGCTATCGATGTTGCAAGGCGACTCAGAACCTGCTAACCAAATCTTTGAAGGAATAACAGGTGTCCAACGCAGAAGTTCTACTGAGTTCGTCGATGACTCACCCGATCGAGATTTCAATGATGTTGCGGGAATGGACTCTCTGAAGAACAGGCTCAGAGAGCAGATCATCGAGCCGTTCCACGGGAGCGATGTTTATGAAAAGTATGGCGTCGCCTCGGACAGTGGGATTCTCTTCTACGGCCCACCGGGAACTGGAAAAACGCACATCGCAACCTGTCTCGCAGGCGAACTCAGCTGCAATTATATCAGCGTCGATGTTGGCAGTATCGAAAGCAGGTGGGTCGGGGAAAGTTCTAACAACATAAAGCAGCTCTTCGACGAAGCCCATCGGAGTCAGCCGTGTCTCGTCTTCATCGACGAGATTGACGCTCTTGCCACCGATCGATCAGAGTCAAACCAGACAGCTGATAAGAAGAAGATGGTCAACCAGTTGCTGCAGGAGATGTCTACGATCGACGATTCAGATGACATCATCGTGATTGGTGCGACAAACAATCCGGACGATGTCGACGACGCCATGCTTCGGACGGGCCGATTCGACTCGAAAATACACGTCCCGAAACCAGACGCCGAAGCTCGTCTCGCAATCTTCGAACAGTACATGAACGCGCCTACAGAAGCGATCGACCCCGACGAGTTCAAACGAGCGACGCGCGGTCTTGTCGCCAGCGATATGGTTGCAATCGCCCGTCGAGCTGGCGTGCAGGCAGCTACTCGTGAACAGAAAACCGGCCGTGAGAGCATCGTTACAGAGACTGACGTGCTGAACGCCGTCGATGAAATCACAACCGAACAGGGAGGCGTCGGTGAATTCATCCAGCAGCCACCAGAGATGGACTTCTCTGACGTGATCGGAGCGAAAAAGCTGAAATCTGAGCTTCAACAAACAATCATCGACCCACTCACGAACCCGGAATTCCACGAAGAATATGGCCTCGGTGTCGAGAATGGAGTTCTTCTTTACGGCCCACCTGGAACCGGTAAAACGTACATCGCAACCTGTCTCGCAGGCGAACTCGGCTGCAGTTTCATTAGCGCGAGAGCCGGTGACCTCGTCAGCAAGTGGGTCGGGCAGGGAGCAAAAAACGTTCAGACAATGTTTGAGGAGGCTCGCTCCAATCAGCCGTGTATCATCTTTATCGACGAAATTGACGCTCTTGTCACCGACCGAAGCGCCAATCAGACCAAAAGCGAGCGCCAGATGGTTAATCAGTTCCTCACCGAGCTGTCTCACCTTAGCGATGATAACGAGGATGTCGTGGTGATCGGAGCGACTAATCGACCGGATGAGATCGATTCGGCGATGCTTCGAACCGGGCGGTTCAGTGAGAAGATCAGAGTCGGTCCGCCCGATACGAACGCTCGGATTGCACTCTTCGATTCCTACCTCGTTGCTCCCGTCAACGATATTTCACCGCAGGCCATCGGCGAAATGACGGAGGGATTCGTCGCCAGTGATATGAAGCACGTCGCCGAACGAGCCGCTCGCAAGGCTATGAAACGTGCGAAGAACGGGACGGGACCAAAAGAAGTCACACAAGCAGACGTGTCCGAAGCCGTCTCAGAAGTCCGTCGTGGAAAAAGGACTGGACGCGGATGA
- a CDS encoding PH domain-containing protein, translating into MTREETESPSWVTLSPDERIIWQDRPSHWVIAKELIIGSIVVGIGIVGIVLLPGLWLLLPSALVLIGAIYAGVTIYKHRKVRYLITSTELYKKTGVFSKSVINLRLDRIQNTSFDQTFYQRLLGYGTVHIETAGTDGTDLVLESVNNPEHVMGRITECLEKVKSPEYDIA; encoded by the coding sequence ATGACACGAGAGGAAACAGAAAGTCCGTCGTGGGTGACGCTTTCACCCGATGAGCGCATTATCTGGCAAGATCGACCTAGTCATTGGGTGATTGCCAAAGAGCTAATTATCGGAAGCATTGTCGTTGGAATCGGAATCGTCGGGATTGTTCTCCTTCCAGGACTGTGGCTGTTACTCCCTAGTGCTCTTGTCCTCATCGGAGCCATATACGCTGGCGTTACGATCTACAAACACCGGAAAGTCCGATACCTCATCACGAGCACTGAACTCTACAAAAAAACTGGAGTCTTCTCTAAGTCGGTGATTAATCTCAGACTCGACCGTATCCAGAACACATCATTCGATCAAACGTTCTACCAGCGCCTACTCGGATACGGAACCGTCCATATCGAAACAGCCGGGACAGACGGAACGGACCTCGTACTCGAATCGGTCAACAATCCAGAGCACGTGATGGGACGGATAACCGAATGCCTCGAAAAGGTCAAATCACCCGAGTACGATATTGCGTAG